The DNA window TAGCGATCGTAACCCCACTTTACTCTGCAAGCTTAGTTGAAACAGTCCAAAGCAAAATTGCAAGTGATGATCCCAGTCCGCTGGCTCTTTTTGTTGAAGCCTTTGATCGGTTTCTTGCATGGGGTTGCCCTTACAAGGGCCGTATGCTGCCTTTCTGGGCATTGGTTGTACCAACAGTGTTGTTCGGAGCAATTAAACACTACTTCAGTATGGTGGTTCGGGAAGTAGCCATAAGAATAATACATTTAAATCAGAAGATAGAGCAGAGAAAACGGGTAAGCTTACAGGCCTGTATCTAAATCTCTAGGTTCAGAactgaaatatattttaattatcCTCTAGTAGATGTAGGTTTCCGAAGCGGCTTAACTTATATGCAGAATTGGTTGCTAGGCCAAGATTTCACTTGCCTCTACTATGAGTAGCTCCCAATTCCTGGGTAGAATATTCCCCTATTGAGAGCAAAGCATGACCATTTGTCAGCTGCTTCTTTATTAGCTACAAAAAATAATCTGATATGTGGCTCTTATGGCCAAACTTAAGTCCTTTTTAgatatttgttttatttatttttacatctgTTGAGTTATAATAGGCAGATTTAAATTAACCCAATTCCAACTCCCAGTTGGGCTAATCTGGATCTTACTATTTCTTGCCGAGCTGATCTACATGTGCTCGGAACTGGCATCTGCCCAGTTttgttcaagatttttttcttttttacatgcCTAACTATGAAAGACTCATCAGTACAATTGAACGcacttgaagtttttttttctctctccctctctgtTCTGTAGAATTTCTCCAGTAGAAAAGTGAAAGCCAGAAGGACCTAAGTGTACTGTAATGTTTCTAAATTCCTTTTGATGATTTATCCATTTGCCCACAAGCAATTACAAACtttttgccagttttttttttttttttttttttttttttttttaaatttcctttgcGATTTCACTGGAATTCCCTTTACTTTTTTAAGTAAAGCATACGTCCCTTATTAAAGAGTAATTTGCcaggtgaaatttttaaacactcgGAGTAATTAGAAACCCCTCTCCTTTCTCCCCTTTAATTTACACTTCttgttaaaaaccaaaattagtgTTGAGCTATGTGTTAAGAATTTTCTGCGATACTTTCTCTAATTCAATTATGTTCGTTTCAGcactctctgaaaaaaaagttgcccgtGTTTGATGTTCACCGTGACAAATGTAGGACTTAAAAAATTTGTcacctttgatttttcttcactattATTACTctttttatgaataatttctcaACTAAAAAAGTTGGTCAATGATTCACAAAGCAGTCTCCATTACGTCTatagtttttcttttgtatttttctgtctctctttcCTTCCGCATCTCTTGGTAACACTTTTGTCCTGCTCTTGTTTTCCAGAGTTCTTTGTCCAACGAGTTACCTGCAGAGCAATCAGTTCAAGACATAGAAGTCACTGCATCTGTGATTGCTTTAATTTCTTCTGATGCAGTATTTTATCCACTTGAAACTATTATTCACAGGTGAGCTGCCTTTTAAGAATTAAGTATCCTTGTTTATTTAAAACTCAGGTACCAAAACAAAAAGATACAAACCAACTGGGGAAACTGGGGAGTCTGAATGTAAGACCACCCCTGTGAGGAATACCTTTGACCGCCAGGACACCAGTGTCAAAAGACACTCAAGGAAATTGTTTTTCTTAATAAGAAATGATGTTTCTAGAAATTTAGGAAATTGACAGTTTAGACAGACAGTTAGAGACCCCTGAAAGTTATCAACTTGACATTATTTATGAAGTAATGGATTTGTATTTTCATTCCCAAGTCAGAGTAAGCCAAACAGTCACAAACGGTGAATGAGCTCCTttcaacaattaaaaaaatgtatgaaactcATGTAATGAAGGAATAACCAAGGATGTATCATTTATGCATTCACAGAAGTCCTGATCGCCCTAACTTATCATGCTCCGTTTTGTTTGCAGAATTCACCTTCAAGGCACTCGTACGATCATAGACAATTTAGATAATGGCTTTGCAGTCATACCTATTCTGACGAACTATGGAGGCGTATTTGACTGTTATGCTACCACTGTTTCAGAGGAAGGAACACTAGGTCTGTACAAAGGTTTTGGAGCACTCATCTTTCAATTTATGACTCACTGGGCAATAttgaaagtttctaaatttGTCATGATTAACATTGCTGATGCATTTGCCCCTCCTTTGCCCCCATTACCGTTAAAAACTCCCTCAAAACAGCCCCCTGCACCTTGCGGCGATTTTGAGCCAGTACCAAGCACTTCAGGCTGTCAAAGCTTGCGACCGCCAAGAAGCACCACCGAAGGTTATAGGTTacttagttaattttttttattttatctattaCAAACTTctccttgaagaaaaaaaaaaagaatttattaCATCTGATGAGGTTTAGCCATTTAGAAAGATGTATGCTTTAAATGCCATGTCAGCTCCATAGGCCTGACACCAGAGTGTCTCTGTGGCGCTACGTCGAGCTCATGAGGCTGACACTGTTCATACTGATCTTAGACAATGATATCAACAAATGATGACCGCAAGTGAACTCTGAGCTAAAAATTTGTTTGACCCTGGCTTTATAGTACTTTCAATTGTTCAGCAATTTTACGGTGTGTTTGTCTGGCGTCACAGAAAGAAACATGAAAACTTATCAGCAAGCAAAGTGTTAAGATGAGCTGACTGTTTCTTCCTATCATGAGTTGCTTTTTTCTAAGCTTGTTTTATGATGACAAAATTTTCGAGCCATCATCATGCATTCTCATACTCAGTCCAGTAGAATTGGCTTTTGAAGAATATGATGATGACTGCTAGCTCTAGTGTCTTGTTTTGACTTACAACACAATCATTTGCAACGTAAACATGAGGTCTAAGAAagtgatacattttttatctcttcaatttcatcttttttctcttAAGAATCATTGAAACAGTGAAACAAAAATGCTCTCCCATGAAAATCGCTGAACTGGAAGTATCACATGTCAAAGATAATGAAATTAACTGATGATACTTATCTGAATACCTTCGTCCAAGAATCAGTTTTACCTGAGGGCAAAGCCGAACATCTGTGAGATTCAATTTGTAAAGAATCATCGCAAAATGCATTTAAGTGGAATGCAAAAAATGTCTCTTTTATCATTACCTTCATTGAATTATAATTGCTAAAAATATCACATAGACTGTGTTGTCTCTCAGGTTTTTGGCTTTCAATATTGCAGTCCATGTTGTCCTCATGACTGATATCATTTCcaagaaaagtttttttaataatctAAAGTCAACATTAAATTATCTTTACCGGTGACAGAAGAGAGTGTAAGTTGTATGCCCTATAAATCTTTAATAACTTCACTGATTTTCTATAATTATTGATTTTCATGTGGAGCAGAACATTTAAGTTTTAACATTATGAGGAAGCAGGccactttaaaaatttctatttctttttgaaACTACTCTTCTCATTGAGATAGCAATTACAcagattttcaagaaatggcTTCACATTTCAATTTAAGATGATAGTGTGATTGGAAATTATCAGATTGAGAAACAAGTATGTATGTCTCTAGAATTTAGTCACGATTGCACCGTGATTTATCATTATGGAATAATTTTACCAACTCTCCAATACGTAAAGGGAATTCATTTGCTAGAATAATTCAGTCTTAGTCAACAGactaattttttagaaatcaGCATTTTTAATGGAAACCACTATTGTACTCAATGAGAAACCTTAGAATTTTTCCAAGTTTCCTATTCAGCTTCAACATAACAAATTCATCAGTCGGTTCTCTGTAATTCATGGAATATTGTTagatttttactaaaaaaatgttactttcttttttctccaaatcTAAAGATATCCcatgtaaaaaagtaattttctgCATACATAGATACAATCTGATCAGCTGTATTTGAGCTGttataaattaaaaatggtGGAATATTCCTCCCTATTAGGAGGTAACAGACCATCCATCAAAGGAAGTAACctcgcttttttaaatttttgattttctaCTTGTAAGTTAAAGATTCAGTTTTTTCCTATAGAGTACTTGACTGTGTTTCTGAAGCGGAGCAGTCAAAAATATTGTATCATTTAGTGAAATAGGCTAATGAATAACAGCATTACTTATGGTTGGCGTGGACTGGACAAAAGAATAATGAATAATTTACAACTTTATTGCACTTTTAAACATCAAATAGTATACAAATGATTGATTTAAATTTAACTAAATTATCGCAAAagtatatatttttaatttgtgaACAGTCaaatccttttttattttcattatcaaACAATGTATCTGAAATCTCCAGTAAATGTTTAGTCATTGATAGTAAAGTAAGTCAGAAAGTTCATATGTGTGCGCTGctaaattcaaagtttttttcaaaagcagCTGCCTAATAAATATGAGTAGCTCTGGGAGGTAGAtaagattattattattatttcttttttaaaatacatattCAAACATGTacattttccatattttttacctaaaaaccaATTCTCTTTTAATATATAATTGATGTTGCTCATCTCTTAGCTCCCTGTGATCCTTGGGTACGTTTTTAGTAAGTATGAATGTACTCACCAAATTATCATAGGGTTTAAACAACATGGACCCGAAACCTTTTTTAAAAAGCACCTCTGTAtagaatttaatgaaattaaagTATGTTCCTCTCTTAATCATCCTCAACTCAAGACTTGCCAGGCTCTTGCAAATTCGATGTTCTATTTTTGCAACACTCttctctaaaaattggtgaaaattaaGTCACTCTCTGCCCAAGTTGATGGAAAAACGTTTCAACTAAGGCAAAATTATTGAGGTTTGTTGTTACACTACCATTAAGTACCTCCTTTCACTATGTCACGCATCACATCTTTATTGGCAAAtattcctctcagaaaatttagtttttacctgttaattttgcatttctttattttttcactcacAGCGACTTGCTGTCATCTATTGTACATTGTTtaaaacaatgatttttttctcctttccccCCTTTTATCTAGTCACACCCTGTCCTTTTGCCTTTTGTGTATCTCAGCTCTAAGTCTAAGGCCAGTCAAGGTTGATCTACAGGTGatgcattgccaaatttttcttgctAGTGCGCTGCtaatatattaaagaaaaatgacaatttaaagCTCACTTTGTTGGGtttaaattgataaaagaaAATACTTAAATCTCATCAAATCCTGCCAGAGACTTCAACCCATACGCTGTCTGCACTCCCTTTagaattcaaaaattcttcaattttttactgtcGTTGTCTCTTTCTTTTCTAAAATTCTGAGTTGTTAAACGTATAGGAATTTCTCCTGGAAACAGACTGCAAGTTTCAAATAAGATAAGGTTTGCCATTGTTTAAATAACACAACaccaaaatcaaacaaaaaattgaacaataccaacaatttttttggttcatgaaaacaaacaaaaaattgaattatttggtGAAAGAAGAGGATATAACAAATGCACACTACTATATATGTATCAAAGGAATTTATATCACAGGGAGTCACGTTGATGATGCTTTTTTAATATCTAAGTTGAATTTGAAGCATATGTTCTCAtgattgttaaaaaataaaaaaatgtacgcAAATAATTTGCTAGTCAAATAACATAAATGTAAATTTCCAATATCCTGAAGGTACCATAGCAAAGCGAAGTACCTCTCAGATAGTTTTTTTACTGTATAAAAACCAAACAGAGAATGTAAATAAATGTAAATGAAAGATTTCTACATTTCAATGtgacaatattttttcttttgttctaTCTTGCAACCTCAATACTTTGACAAACATAAGATTTGCACGAACTTATTTTTAAGTTGTGAGAAATGAGCATCTCGTGTTCATAATAACCATAGTTAGGATAGAATACTGCTGCGTTACGGAAGAGAGCCTCAAGTGCATTTCTATATGAGCCATTGTTAACACATCTactgtcctaaggaaaaacgctgtaggaacattcgagatttgctaagtttcctctgataaaatgtttatttttgaagagagttatgaatgtgatcttttgaaattttcaaataatttagatctggTGGCAAATAAGTTtccgtaaaatattaaaaaaaagttttcacagaatttcctaaaaattctaattttatcaaaggaaatttggcaacgtctgaaggctcatctgacgtcttccttagcacgacagacaTACTCTCAAGTGCCTTGAAGCTAATCCCAGACTGCTCTCATAGCTCTCTTCTGTGACACAGCATAATAAGACAGAAATAATACATGGTTTTTTTGTTGCTAGACAAGCAATGACAACTGAAAGGAATAGTAAATTAATTTACAATTGTTACACAGAGCTACATGAACTTCTAGAAAATCCAATCATCACTCTTGGACCGACTCCTTTCGATGGAGTAGAATTTTTGATCATTGCCCAAGAGGTGCTGGCAATTAATACATCTTCTCAAGTATGATTGTGCAATACCTAGTATTAACACCAAAATTTCTCCGAGACAAAGATGTTGACGTTACATACAATTTGATGCCATTCAAAAAATTTGGGTCCGAATTTCCAGATCTCTACAGTTAAAAGCGGAATCTTAAACATCCGCTTAACAAGCGGATGATTTATGAGAGCGCCCAACTCTTGCAAAGGAAATCACATGTGAAAATTGACATGTTGTGTCCCCATCCAAATCATGAGGCTGACATCAGCAAAATGATGGCAACTACTTGTATGTAAACTTCAGGCTGAAATTTTTCTGACCCTGGTTTTAGAgttcatttaaataatttaccAAAACTAAACCTTTTCTTTAGGTGTTTTTCAGCACTGCGGGGAAAATGTGTAAGAACATAAATGTAGGGTAGGCAGTTAGGCACATGATATATTAAGATAAGAGTCTGAAAGCAAATTTGAACTACACAGGTGTTCCATCTCATTTAGAGCATTTCATGGCTCAAAATGATTTGCAAATGAGATTAGCATAGCAAAGGCATCAAAGATTAAAGCAAGTTAATTGAAATGTGCCATTTGCTCTGCCAGATCACATGAGCATGCTATCGTTTCAGAGTCTTTCATGCCTTAGGGTCCCTGTCTAGGCAGCCTAGATGCAAGATTCAAACAAGCATCTCTACAATTCATATTCATTATTCACATTGAGaatttaaaatcgaaaaaataaagtcaGAATATTAAAGGTATTCATGTGGCTAAAATTTGgttgcaaaaaaattgcacacaTGGTTGGCAACTCAGACTACAGAAAATGATTAATAAAGATTAATGTCCTTGTTTCTTAATGACCAGCTAGAGGATACATTTTTCccagttttattaaaaaacaaaaaatggagCCTATATTTGGAGAATGAAATACTTCTACCAAAAACATTTACCTGAAGGCAAGATTTAACATGATAATTACCTAACTCCTAATTTATACTGGTTAATTAGTGCTACATAGGCATTtcacaacatttttcaaaaaagtagtAAATATGCACTGAAACATTCCATCATTTTCATGGCCGTCTCTATTATGTACACTTATTTAATCATGTTGCTCTTTGAGAgataaaaattaagttaaaaagaTCTAAGTATGCACAAATGGATGAAGCATTCTCTAATTGTGAGTCGATTCTCTTCTTCAGTTATATTCTTTTTAGCATAAGAAAATATGAGCTTTGACTTTAAATGACAATAAAAATATACTTCTTGTGATTCTAAGGATTGCCAGTGTGTAGGTAATTTACCAGGAAacgttgaaattttaagaactgCTTGGCAAACGAGGTCTTGTAATTGTTGTAATTCCATTCCTTCGTTTGGCCAAGCTGGCCTCTGGAAATAAGATTagttgtttttaaaaagaaagttggttttaagcataaaaatgttcacataATTCATAATGTTTCATTCTTATTCTTATCTTCAGCTGGGATTTTATGGTTTGAGCACAACTGAATCATACATTTTCCTACATCTTAATTCCACCTCAAAGTTCAGAGGATGCCCTTAAATATAGGCATGATCAATAGGATAGGGACCATAACAAGTCTTTTCATTTGACATTAAATTGGCAGAAACCTGGTGAAGACGATATCACCAGAGATGATGATGGGTACAGCACAAACTACTCAGAGTACTGGCATAGTTAGTGTTACCTACTTTAAGTTTTAGAGctattgtgattttttttgctAGGTACCACCGGCTGTGCTTTAAATATCAACCATCATGCAGTCCGCACAACAGGTACTTAAATTATAATGGGCGAATTCACAGCTGacaaaagttgaagaaaagTAACTGTTGTTCACTGATTTTTGGTCGATGATTGGATAAACTCGATTTTGATTTCACTTTTAAAGGCAAATTCAGAGATTGAGAATAAATATGTATGAACTGCTGCGGTTAGATCAGAACTACCTTCAATGGAAATCTCGTCCAAAAGCAAGGTTTCCCCGCATACAAACCATTGATATTGTACACTATATCCGATCGCAAAAATTCACCTTTTTTCACATTTAAATTTTGGGCTCTAGGGATTTTTACataaaactctaaaaaaaattataaccaTTCATACAAAAAGGGGCCTTTGTATGCAGAGGCAAATTTCTTAGCCTCTTTGTCAAGGGgctaaaaattaacattttcgtTTTGAACAGAAAACACACTGTGAAACCCAAAGGAATATTACACTTTGACCGACTCAAGTCGTTTATTTGCAAAAGTAAGggttcaattttgagtttaaagCTTTAAAGGACTTTAAAGCGAAGAGAGAATAATTTATTTCTCACCATGTCAGGATTTTTCTGGAGCACTGCTTGGTTTTTCTGGTTCCTCTCTAGTCATCTTGCCACTGGTAATTAGCCTCCCAAAACCTTCTTGGTGAGAAAAGGCATAACCAGATCTCATTGAAGGCCTGTACTGCAGGTGGTGTGGTTCCAAATTGGATGGGCGCCTCATTTCATCACTGCAATAGGAAAAAACATGGAATATGTATTAAAGAAAATAGTTTGGTTTTTTCCCAACATAGTGGTACGGCAAAAtaatttaatgtgtttttattcaAGAGCCCAGACAAATAATATTGAAATCTGGGTGTGCTGATTGGAGTCTGCAGACTGGTTCTAGGCCTATCTGGTTGAAtgatggaattttaaaaaaaaatggttttcatTGCACTCCCAAACAAATCAAGAGTTGATAAAAGTTATCATGCAGGCAGAGGAAATTAATATAGCCTCTACGTAAACTTCCATGAATGATTTTACCTTGATCCAAGTAGTCGTTGCCGCAAACGCAGACGATCTGAGAGTGACGGAAATAAATCTTGCATGATGAATCTAAAGATCATGTGTGGAGCACATGCTAAAACTAACGCCAACAACAGACTGAGCCAGAATTTTGGTTCTACCatcaactgaaaaaataaattcacaaTACATTTTTGAGCCTTGATCAAACTAAGACACGTGAAAATCAAATCATGAGGATTTAAAATAAGCCTAGTAACTGAATGATTTAGTATAAACATACCA is part of the Bemisia tabaci chromosome 1, PGI_BMITA_v3 genome and encodes:
- the LOC109039718 gene encoding mitochondrial outer membrane protein SLC25A46, translating into MAGMSGMGPEVYFGPRYPKGWEGVEVTYSQQAGAPPRSCPPFASFPTSRRINQLSSPIDEGNTKKYISAGLRFVSVAAEHLLTYPFVVLRRQCQVHHCSRYYHLLPFSFVPVIVRLHQRQGISCLWKGIGSVLIVRGITLFVEDVLSKLTPLPKEVTWNSSLKTWGQHILLKCISLAIVTPLYSASLVETVQSKIASDDPSPLALFVEAFDRFLAWGCPYKGRMLPFWALVVPTVLFGAIKHYFSMVVREVAIRIIHLNQKIEQRKRSSLSNELPAEQSVQDIEVTASVIALISSDAVFYPLETIIHRIHLQGTRTIIDNLDNGFAVIPILTNYGGVFDCYATTVSEEGTLGLYKGFGALIFQFMTHWAILKVSKFVMINIADAFAPPLPPLPLKTPSKQPPAPCGDFEPVPSTSGCQSLRPPRSTTEGYRLLS